GACTTTAGGGTCATGATGACTGGCTCCCACTGAAACTACAAAGTTAGGATTTCCACTACTATAGGCGAGACTTGTTGTTGTAACGAAAACTCCATTCCCATGGCTATGGCGAGGGAAGGCATCTAAGGAGTCATGTCTGAACCCGTCAAAATCTGCGATCGCACTAATCAAGCTTGCCCCATTGGGGGTGCTGATGGCATCAAAAGTAACGGTTTCCTCTATACCATTAACAGTTGGTGACCATTTAACCTCATTACCGTAGCCGTCTTCTGTCTTCCAGACACCAATGCCGTTGGTAAGCCAGACTTGCCCTGGATGGAAGGGAGACACGGCAATACCCCCGGTCAAACTCCAAAAACTCCAGTCGGGCCACCACGAAAGCTTGTCTACGATATTGTTTAACTTTATCCAGTTTGCGCCCCCATTATCGGAACGATAGATCCCAGCGGGACTCATGGGATAAGTAACGACAAAGATGGTGTCCGGTTTGTTTGGGTCAACGGCTACGGCGGAGTAATTCTTGCCGTTTTTTGGAGTAATATTATGCCAACCTGCTGAATTGAATTTCCAGACAGCACCTTGAGGGTCTTTTTCTTGTTTGTAGAATGTCGCGAACAGTTCCCCTTTACTTGTCACTACACCCTGTTGGGGAACCAGTTCAGTAGCAGGGCCACCGCTCAACAGTTGCCAGGTAGTACCTGCGTCGGTGGTGCGGTAAATCCCTTTTCCAGATACGCCAGCGTAAATAATTTTTGTGTTGCCATCAATAGTGCCTGATGATGAGTCAAAGACGACGTATGTCACTCCTGCACGCTGGGGGACTTCTGGGTGAGATTCTCCCACGGGAACGATTGATGGCTTAAATTGCGACCACTCTTTTCCGCCGTCAAAGCTTCTCCATAACCCATCCAAGCGAGAGCCAAAATACACGACATTACTATTGTTGGGGTCTACAGCAAGCCGTTCTCCTGCCCAACGCCAAGGTTCATTACCACCCATTGGGAGTTTGAGGTTGAGGGTTTGCCAGGTATTGCCGCGATCTGTGGATTTGAGTAAGGTTCCAGGGGTTACACCTTTTTCATCAATTTTGGTGTAGGCTCCTGTAGCGGTGTAGAGGATGTTGGGGTCACTGGGTGCGATCGCTACACTTTCAATGTTGATTGGCGTCTCATGAGGTACATTATCTGCTCGTAGCAACTGCTTCCACGTTTGGTTAGCTGGGTTCCAGCGAAACAATCCGCCTACGTCAGTGCGAGTATAAACAATGTCCTCAGCTTTAGGATGGATGACGATACCAGTTACAAAGCCACCTGCCCCCATCTTGACATCGCTCCATTCGTATAATTCGCCATTTGATGCAGTGAATCTAGTTTTGTCAGTCGGTAGAGCAGATATTGTTGTTTCAGCCGTTACAGTGAATAGGCTTTTGGCGTAAATAGCAATACAAAAGGTGATAATTGCTATTGCCAGGTAAGCCAAATTAGCTTTAGTTAGATATTGAATACGTCTCATTTTTGTAATAAACTTACGGCTTCGATTAAGATAAAATTCTAAATTTTATGCCTAGTTTCCGTAAGTCTTGGAATGCTCAGGTTAACTGTGCGAAAAAGTATTTTCCATCTCTTCCAAAATAGGCTTGTATCTTTCTAATGGCATATCCGATTTAGCCGATATGCTAACAGCGATATGTTCGGGACGAATTTCGTCCAGAAAGGTTTTTAACTGTTCATCAGAAAGAGGCTGGGGAAACCAGTAGTTATGACAAATATTGTGTTCTTCGTAGTAATGTCCTGAGTGTTCTTGCAAAATGCGATCAATAAAGATACCGTATAAAACGCATTCACCAAGATGCCAGGAATTGCCCAATGTTTCAATCCATGATCGTCCTGAACGCTGCTCGATATGTTGGCATAATTGCAAAACGTGTTCGCGCCTCCAAGTGATAATATGACCGACATAATCAGGAATGGTCATATCTACATCGGGTAGACCGAGTAAACGACTAGCTGATTGATGCCATTTAAAATGCATTTTTCGTTGAATATCGTTTCCCTTCGGATTACGGAACAGTCGAACCTGATCGTTGCGGACGAACTTATGAAGGTCAAAGTCACGTATAAATACTACATCCGAATCAATCAAGACGGAAACGTCTGCATCAATCTGTTGAGCTGCGGCAATTTTGATAATTTGCTGAATAATCCAGCCTCGTAAGGGAGGGGTTTTTAGGCTCAACCAAACCTGAGGGAAGGAATGTATACTTTTAATCCACCAGGGAAGGATTGATTGTTTGGTAATAATTTGCCGATTAGGTGATTCTAGTTGGCGAAATAGGGGTAAATCAATTTGATCTACAATTACGTAATGTTTGACTGGAGGTGAGATAAATTTTTCTATGCTCCGGCACAAGAGTTGACATCGTTCAAAATCTAGAGCATAGCTAGGAGTAATGAGACAAAAATCAGCATTTTTCATTAAAAAAAATTGGTAGTGACCTCGTTTTTTAGAAATGCCTGAAAAGTCAATCAGATAACCCCAGCTACAGGGATTAAATTAATGTATTCCTGCAAGAATGAGATGCACCAATTTGTTGAAATTCATCTTTTTCGGTTGTGCTATCACTCTTATGAAAATGACATTAACCTACTTAGCTTGTTTACCCCAATAACCAATTCCTGCTCCCTGGTGTAATTCAAGATTAGCCTGGAAGGATAGTACAAGGTCTGCTATAAATGAAATTGTGGCTAGTGGAAGTAGTGCAATTGCCTGCTGTGGAGCTTTATGCAGAAGACTTTGGAAACGGCGAATTAATACAAAGTGGGGAATTAACCACCAGCCCTTTTCCTTGACTGCCGCTTGGATGAGTTTATTCAGCCATAAGGGGTCTTGTTCATTTCTTTGCTTAATCAATAAACCAGCATCTTGCTGTTGATTAGCGTTGGCTAGAAGGTCGCTATAGATCAACTCGTTGAGCGTGCTGCCACGGATCAGCCACTTCTCGTGACGCAGTAGGCGACTGATGCTGGTGTAAGCTTCAAAAACGTGTGATGCCGATTTGGCAAGAATTACTCGATTAGGCTCTTTGGGTGACTTTAATCCATCTGTAACAATCATGGTGTACAGAAAAGCGTCTTGAGTGGGTAACTTAGTGGGTAACCAGATTCTGCGTAACACTTCGGCTTTAGCACAGTAAAGCTGACCACAAATCCAACCTGCACCCCCCTCAACTGCCTTACCCCCCGACAATCCGGACACAGAAGCAGAAAGCCGTTCCATAAGGTTCTTATTTTCTTTAATGGTCACGTCTTTGATGGGTTTATCCACAGCGACCCTAGCTTCAGGCATAGTTTCCAATATATGAAGCATGGAGCGAAGAGTTTGGGTATCAAGCAGTTGAATGTCAGAGTCCATCAGAAAAAGGTAGTCAGCTATGGGGTTGGATAACTGATGGACATATACGTTCCAAGCATTAGACTTTCCTTGTTGTTCAATCTCACACACCCGCCATTGGACATTGCTATGAAGAGAAGGTTTGACCAATTCCTTTAGTGTGTTTTCAGCAACAAGTGCCGTGTCATCGGTGCAGCCATTGGGTACCACCACAATCTCAATCACGGTGTTAGAGTCAGGTTCGTGGAATAGACTCTGCTGGAATAGAGAATGTAGCATTTTGCTAATTAAGGCTGATTCATTGTAGGCAACGATGCCAAGGCTGAGCTTCATTTTTTCTCTCGTTACAAGAAATATTAGGTAGGTGCTGGTGGCTAACCTGAAGATAGAAAAATGCATGTAAATTATTGCATTGAAGCTCCATCTTTTAAATCCCTCAAATATTCAATCAGAAGTTTTCCAAAAAATTCTCTTGTAAATACAATAGTTACCTTAGCTAATAAGAGCTTCATGTGAAGGAATTTTCCCCGGATCATCAATAAAATCTTGAGAGCCTTTATAGCTAATGATCTTAGCTGGAACACCTACTGCTACGGCATTATCTGGTAAATCTTTCGTAACAACAGCATTTGCACCAATAGCCACATTATTACCGATGGTAATAGCTCCAAATATGCAAGCTCCTGGACCTACATAAACTCGATTTCCAAGCTGAGGAGTTCCTCTGTTTTCTCCTCGTCCGCCCACCCCGATAGTAACATGTTGGCTTAAGTTACAGTTTTCACCGAGCTTTGCATCAATATGAATAGTAATTCCAACAGCATGAGGCATGAAAAGTCCTTTTCCAATTTCAGCTCTATTGGGAAATTCACAACCCGTGAGAATTTCAATTAGTTTTTGCCAGATAGCACAAAATATTTTTAAAATCTGTCTAATCACAGGAAAATGAACCTGATAGTGAACCCAGCGGCTAAATCTGTATTGAGTCATAATCCATAATCCTTGCTTCGTTAGGAAGGTAATGAACCAGAGATTTGTACCTGAAAATACATATCGCTTTATGTCAGCCCTCAATTCTTCTAACATCTTGTATAACCTCGTGTATAACTTAGTTGTCTTTCTGTCAAATTAAATGAATAAAAGATGATTTTTGAGTAGGGACATTTTATGAAGTTGATTTTTCAACTAATGCCCTTTTCTTATACTGCCCTCTGATAAAGTTCATGGCTGGTTGCTCAACAAAAAACGTCATTGTAGTAGCCAAAAGGATTGATATACAAATAGCAAGAAAAATACTAATATAGGGATTAAAGTTGTACTGGTATAGCATTCTAATAAGCGCGTAGCCAATATTCTGATGAGTAAGATAAAGACTATAAGAAATTGTTCCCATAAAAATCAGAGGTTTGAGATTAATAAAGCGGAGATAACCTTGTAAAGCTAAATAAAAGAGTAAAATACAGCCAGCTACAATCAGGGTTGTCTGCCATGAATTTTCCCAGGAATAAGCAACTCTCTGTTTTAAAACACAAGCCCCAATAAGAAGCCATCTATATGCGGAAAAACCTTGCTGCTTTTCTCTATATAACATCATGCCAGCTATAAAAAGATGGGCGAATTTAAGAACCAAAATAGTTACCAATAAATTCCCAAATATTTTAATCAAGCCTGAATAATGGTTTCCAAACCCTGTTGTCATTAATGGATAATCAACCGATACCTGCGAGATGCTTGCATAATGAACTTCGGGATTCATTCCTGAAAACCATCCCCAGTGAAACGCATAGCTTGTCAGAGAATAGCACAGAGCAATGACAAACCAACCGGTTGCAATCACCTCAATATATTTAAGAAGCTTAGCCCTATAGACAACAAACATAGTAATATAAAAACAAAGTTCAACTGTAAGTGTCCAGTAAACTCCATCTACATGGGGGATTTTAAAGAATCCCTGAAGCATTGTTAAGTTAAATAATGCTTCTCCAAAACTAACAGATGGCTTGATAGGTAATTGAGTAATTTTAACAACTGTAAATGTTAAAATTATAGCCGCCCAATAAGGTGGATAAAGTCGAGAAAAGCGGCCAACCATAAAATCAAGGCTTGTTTTTGTTCTTTCCAGCGTTAATAACATAACAAAACCGCTGATCAGAAAAAAGAGTTCGACTCCCTGGTGTCCTAATGGAAAATAAAAATGAAGTTCCGACGAGTGTTTATAGTTAACGTCATACCAAGTTGTGTAGTGATAGAGAACAACCGCAAAAGCAGCAATTCCTCGAAAAACATCAAGTTCAAAAAATCTATTTGAGGCTTTATGCATCTTCTCTAATCCCATCTTTAATTGGTTTAAATTCTGAATTCAGCCAAGTTG
This Microcoleus sp. AS-A8 DNA region includes the following protein-coding sequences:
- a CDS encoding acyltransferase, producing the protein MGLEKMHKASNRFFELDVFRGIAAFAVVLYHYTTWYDVNYKHSSELHFYFPLGHQGVELFFLISGFVMLLTLERTKTSLDFMVGRFSRLYPPYWAAIILTFTVVKITQLPIKPSVSFGEALFNLTMLQGFFKIPHVDGVYWTLTVELCFYITMFVVYRAKLLKYIEVIATGWFVIALCYSLTSYAFHWGWFSGMNPEVHYASISQVSVDYPLMTTGFGNHYSGLIKIFGNLLVTILVLKFAHLFIAGMMLYREKQQGFSAYRWLLIGACVLKQRVAYSWENSWQTTLIVAGCILLFYLALQGYLRFINLKPLIFMGTISYSLYLTHQNIGYALIRMLYQYNFNPYISIFLAICISILLATTMTFFVEQPAMNFIRGQYKKRALVEKSTS
- a CDS encoding serine O-acetyltransferase; translated protein: MLEELRADIKRYVFSGTNLWFITFLTKQGLWIMTQYRFSRWVHYQVHFPVIRQILKIFCAIWQKLIEILTGCEFPNRAEIGKGLFMPHAVGITIHIDAKLGENCNLSQHVTIGVGGRGENRGTPQLGNRVYVGPGACIFGAITIGNNVAIGANAVVTKDLPDNAVAVGVPAKIISYKGSQDFIDDPGKIPSHEALIS
- a CDS encoding DUF6492 family protein is translated as MKNADFCLITPSYALDFERCQLLCRSIEKFISPPVKHYVIVDQIDLPLFRQLESPNRQIITKQSILPWWIKSIHSFPQVWLSLKTPPLRGWIIQQIIKIAAAQQIDADVSVLIDSDVVFIRDFDLHKFVRNDQVRLFRNPKGNDIQRKMHFKWHQSASRLLGLPDVDMTIPDYVGHIITWRREHVLQLCQHIEQRSGRSWIETLGNSWHLGECVLYGIFIDRILQEHSGHYYEEHNICHNYWFPQPLSDEQLKTFLDEIRPEHIAVSISAKSDMPLERYKPILEEMENTFSHS
- a CDS encoding glycosyltransferase; this encodes MKLSLGIVAYNESALISKMLHSLFQQSLFHEPDSNTVIEIVVVPNGCTDDTALVAENTLKELVKPSLHSNVQWRVCEIEQQGKSNAWNVYVHQLSNPIADYLFLMDSDIQLLDTQTLRSMLHILETMPEARVAVDKPIKDVTIKENKNLMERLSASVSGLSGGKAVEGGAGWICGQLYCAKAEVLRRIWLPTKLPTQDAFLYTMIVTDGLKSPKEPNRVILAKSASHVFEAYTSISRLLRHEKWLIRGSTLNELIYSDLLANANQQQDAGLLIKQRNEQDPLWLNKLIQAAVKEKGWWLIPHFVLIRRFQSLLHKAPQQAIALLPLATISFIADLVLSFQANLELHQGAGIGYWGKQAK
- a CDS encoding carbohydrate-binding protein; protein product: MRRIQYLTKANLAYLAIAIITFCIAIYAKSLFTVTAETTISALPTDKTRFTASNGELYEWSDVKMGAGGFVTGIVIHPKAEDIVYTRTDVGGLFRWNPANQTWKQLLRADNVPHETPINIESVAIAPSDPNILYTATGAYTKIDEKGVTPGTLLKSTDRGNTWQTLNLKLPMGGNEPWRWAGERLAVDPNNSNVVYFGSRLDGLWRSFDGGKEWSQFKPSIVPVGESHPEVPQRAGVTYVVFDSSSGTIDGNTKIIYAGVSGKGIYRTTDAGTTWQLLSGGPATELVPQQGVVTSKGELFATFYKQEKDPQGAVWKFNSAGWHNITPKNGKNYSAVAVDPNKPDTIFVVTYPMSPAGIYRSDNGGANWIKLNNIVDKLSWWPDWSFWSLTGGIAVSPFHPGQVWLTNGIGVWKTEDGYGNEVKWSPTVNGIEETVTFDAISTPNGASLISAIADFDGFRHDSLDAFPRHSHGNGVFVTTTSLAYSSGNPNFVVSVGASHHDPKVMRAGFSRDNARTWQIFPSIEKKTHPNDLVFGNVAVSATNTQNIVWQPSNSTPPYFTKDGGTTWKRITFFEQKEIGRGAHPDLWNRQQALAADTVKGGTFYIYHHEKGLLLRTDDGGETWQIVNKALPAGVWDGANLKTAPAMAGEVWLSLKEKGLYRSSNFGKDFVKMAMVDEAQAFGFGKTASGVSHPTVFIQGKVKGELGVFRSIDLGAKWVKIADYPKGYFGKPRVIVGDMNVFGRIFLGTGGNGFIYGQLTSAAQQKSRFTFASF